In Erigeron canadensis isolate Cc75 chromosome 8, C_canadensis_v1, whole genome shotgun sequence, the DNA window GTCCAGCCTTATTTTTggtctatatatttataactataATCTGATGTCTTTGAACATATGGAACTAGTTAGGCTTCTTGCATATACAAGAGTTGAATTCcaacttttttatttcttttttttgtcttttttggaAGATTTAGATTGTTAcgattaaatttgttttattattatgttttgtaaATTCTGATGAATGGATGGATGAACAAAATTATGAAGTAGATACAGTTTAGGAAGTGAACATATATCTAACACTTGgtaaacatcaataaatattGGTAAAATGACAttcttatattaaaataagtaGCATCTTAAAAGAAATTAGTACTTGTTTGCGTTGCAACACATACATGCTACCAAGTAATGAACAAAGTCGGATATCACTTTActagaaaaaaaatactagaGCATTAAGGTCTCTATGCATATAAGTATAAAATACTTGTGTAGTCTTATGTGACGTTGCAGTAGATTAATGAGTCTGATATAAAATATCGAGGATAAGATACTTTATGATTTGTAATGAGATTACATTAATATGTCATCATCATCTCAATCCTTCATATATCATTACTTGGTATCCTTGCTAGACTAATATTCACAAAAATCACAATTAGCCATGATATCAAACCAACAATGTTTTGAAATGTGCTTAAGTTTTGAAGAAAGCTACTCCCCGAGCCTTAAATTTCAAGCTATCGACTTCCATTTTTTGCATGAGGTTGTAGAGTTCTTAACTTCAAAGACTATGATGGCGACTTACAAGAGGAAGAGGAGCACAATTTCTACTTTTGCTCCATGTTTAGTAGACCAATGTGTACTAGGAACCACACATCTACATATGTTTGTATGAGTTAGCATCCAACTCTTTAAGCTCATCTTGAATATTAGTTATACAAACCCAACGTTGGGTCAAACGGTCAGAGTTCGGTGGAGGAACCAGTCTTAGAAAACAGAAAGTGTGGGGTGATCCACTATAGTTTAAGTAGTGGGAGATTGGGGTAAATGAGAGTGGGGTAAAGAAACTGCCAGTAACCCGTTTATGTTTAGTTCTTTCCTTTGTTTTTGGTTCTTATTATAATCTGCTGTGTTATAGAGACTAGCTCCTCTCGAATCGGGCCGACTATCTTTGTTCTCGAATCAATCAATATCCTGAGTTCTATCATTTTGGTTCCATTGCCGGGAAATTAAATGGCTCCTCAAACCTAAAGTAACCTAGATCCAAACACTTCCGATTCAAACAACCCAAACATGTAGCTGTTCAATTGGCGGCAATAACATCTATGGAATCCCTGCTAATGTTGTAGTCCTCAGAGCGTGTGacaagaagaaggaaaaatGGGGACATGGTCTAATGGATACGAAGAAGAAGATTCCTCTGAAGCCATAACCGCCCTTACAATAAAATCAACTTCCTCTAATTCAGCGATGGTGATCCGCGAGGATGGATTTTGAAGgctgaaaaatatttttgatattacAATATCCCTGAGGACGAGAAAGTTGATGTTGCGGCCATGCATTTAGAGGGGTGATGCCTTAGATTTCTACTCTTGGGTTGCTGATCAGGCTATCGAGTTCTGGGATAAATTGGTGCGAGCCCTTCAAAAGAATTTTGGGCCTGAGTTCCAGAATCCAGGTAAGCATGTATGTAGCATCAAACAAATTGGAATGCTCATCAAACAAGCAGTGCTCGGGCCAATTAGTCACACGTGACGAGCGTTTGGCAAACTCAACAGGCCCAAAATTCTTTTGAAGGGCTCGCACCATTTCATCCCAGAACTCGATAGCCTAATTAGTAGCGACCCAAGAGTAAAAATCTAAGGCATCATCCTTTATATGCATGGATGCAACATCAACTTTCTCGTCCTCGGGGATATTGAATATCgaaaatattttcaatatcCCCAAAATCCATCTTGGCGGCTCACTATCGCTGAAAGAGGGGAAGTTGATTTTATTGTAAGGGCGGTTATGCGGTGAATGCTTCCAAAGGAGTCTTCTTCCTCATATCCGACCCCCTCCCCATTTTTCATTCTTCTTGTCACGTGCTTTCAGGATTGCAACATCATATTGCAGGGATTCCATAGAAGATGCTATTGCTTCCGATTGAACAGCCACAGGGTGTGGATTGTTTGGATCGGAAGTGTTTGGATCGGAAGTGTTTGGATCTGGGTTACTTCGGGTTTGAGAAGTCATTTGATTCTTGGCAATGGAACCAAATTGATAGAACTCAGAATATTGAAGGATTAAGTTAAACAAGAACAAAGATAGTCGGCCCCATTCGAGAGGGGCTAGTCTATAATACACAGCTGATTATAGTAAGaaccaaaaacaaaagaaagaactAAAAATAAACTGGTATATAAAGCGTAAGTTAATGACAGTTTCTTTACCCCACTTCTTAAGTTATAGTGGATCACCCCACACTTTCTGTTTTCTTGGATTGTTTCCCTGACCCAATGTTGGGTTTGTGTAAATCATCTTCTCTCTCTTCTGTTATCCTTCTGAGATGACATAAATATCAGGCGTCCTTGTAGTTTGTAACACTCCCCGCTTCTGACACTCGTTGCTGTTATGTTATACTTGTACATAGTGATGCAGAGTGCTTAACTAGTACCGATATAATAACTCGAATTGTGGTAGCTTAACAATAAACCAGTGCATTACATTCATAATTTGTTACAAATCCTCAAGGATTTACAGTCTTTATGTATAGTTATAGTCTAAGAAATCTTAAAATCCAACTACTTTGCATTCGCAAGATATTTTTGCTGTGAAGCTTGTTTTGGAGAAAAATTCAGCGCATGAGCACCAATGCTCATTAAGCAACTTTGCACAAAAGGTTTCATCATGCAAAACTTCTATGTATTAGGATACAGTGTTTATCAATGCAAAAATTTACCAGGAAAATGGGCAAGTCTCTAGGAAGCAGTAATATGGACTAGTAATATGGACTAATAACTGCATGGTTTATACATTGTCTCTAAGAAGCCTAAATATCATCACATAATTGGAGTAtcggctttttttttttttgttttatatatatatatatataggatagagatcaaataagaaggtatcttaaggagagaaggttcgttttttattttttttagcttgtttttttgaactttttttctttttttcacttttttcattctctctttaattcaCTAATCCCATagaaaaattctaaaaaaattttaataatatttttttttcaaaagggcgtaacccgtaagctataggcgaagcctgTTGatctatggcggagccatgatggctaagggcgaagcccgttaggtagatcaccccatcaccgatcacccactatgacctatcatcctctatgacctatcactcctactagctaccccttattaatatccttaagggcgaagcccgtaccgtacccttacatgtataactcactaactcgggttagaaattttttttttgaatttttttatggattgagttaattaaaaaaagaatgaaaaaggtgaaaaaatgaataaaaatcaaaaaaacaagctaagaaaaataaaaaacagaccttctctccttaagaaccttctctctggatctctaccctattatatatatatcaaaagtcACTTTCATATGAGATTAGTAACAAAGGCTTAATTACTTAGAAGTACCTTTTTTGTTATTGGTTTTAGCATATTATAGGTTTCGTATATCCAGCCCCTCGATGCTCAAAAAATTTGCTAGGTCCGCATTACTCCTTCAGGTTTAAAAAAGCACTTGATCTATTTTGTTAGATTTTCACAAATCATGAAGGTTAACAATTTATTTTGCTTTACATGTACTAATTGAGTTTGTCTCTATTTAGTCTTTATATGTACCAATGGGTTTCTTCCGACAGCGGCGAATATGCTGTCATgtgattttttgtattttgtttaatgCCTTGTAAATAGTCTCAagtatatattacttttttctttttgtgttaGACAAGTGAAGACGTGGCTCAGTTTAATGATCTTGAAGAATCCGAAAGCGATGCAGAACAGGAGACTGTATTGACTGTTAAGTCCTTACTTCAACTTTACAGAGAAGCTATCCTTAATAAAGATGACATAACTTCATCGGAAATTGAAGCTACACTGTGTCATTTAGAAAGTGAGAAAAATAAGTTATCCGAGCAGTTTGCGTCTTTGTCAGCTGATACAAGTTCTGGGAAAGAAAGGTATATCCGGTTACAGGCGGATTttgataattttagaaaaaggTCAGAGAAGGAGAGGCTTAACGTAAGGAGCAATGCCCAAGGGGAAGTGATTGAGAGTCTTCTGCCCATGGTAGATAATTTTGAAAGAGCGAAGCAACAGCTGAAGTTAGAGACAGAGCAGGAGAAGAAGATTGATGCAAGTTACCAGGGTATATATAAACAGTTTGTGGAAATAATGAAGAACTTACAAGTGGCTGTTGTACCAACAATCGGAAAGCCATTTGATCCTATGGTAAGTTagttcttttgttttgttagaTGTGTCAAAATGGTGGCTCGGGAGGGTTGGGCAGTTAGAGGTTGAGTAACGGGTCAAAATAGGTAAATTTTTATGTGGGTAATATTGGTTGGGTTAGGCTGGCTATGCAATAATTTTTCCTCCTTTTTATACACTAAGTAATTAATGTTTATGTATAATTctcaaaaatacatttaataataataagatatatattttttctgaataaatgattttgagtgttgtaacttgtaagcaCATAATAGTGTAATACACGTTAGGTGACTTTTTCTTATTTCACTGGTTTAattcatttgacccatttcataTTTAACtaatctttttactttttatatgaCTATTATGTGCTTACAAATTACATCACTCAAAATCATTCATtcagaaaaaatatatatacacataatagtGTAAGACACATTAGGtgactttttcttattttactgGTACAattcatttgacccatttcataTTTAACTAATCTTTTGACATTTTATATGACTATTACATTACCTATTTTTTGAAGTATATGCAACATGAGTTGActtatttttatacataaatgGTTTAATTTGCCTTTATATTTGTTTCACTGCACCTGTTATTATATTTACTTTCCAACAACGGATTTTCAAACAGATTAAATGAATGAACCTAGAGTTGCATTTGCAATACTCATATATAGCTCAAAGGATACAATCTTCCTTCGCTTAGATACTTTTTGCAATGAGAATTTATAATGTTGATTTTTGGGGGGTGACATTTACTAGCAGAAGTGTTAATTTGTTACTACAAAGTATGATGGTTAGAATAGCTCATATTTGTATACTTGAGTGGGTATCTGTTCCTTTTAACAATGATGTTTGCAAGGTAGTAGCCTCGCTGGTCACTccaaaaaattatcattttgaGTTTTTACAGCATTTTCTGATGGTGTGTATAAATTCAGAGTCTTAGTTGTCTCATGTGTAATTGTTTATTTGTGATGTAGGTTCACGAGGCAATTGCACGTGAAGAGTCAAATGAGTTTAATGAAGGGATTGTTATAGAGGAGTTTAGACGCGGGTTTCTTCTTGGGGAACGACTACTTAGACCAGCAATGGTTAAAGTTTCGGCTGGCCCTGGTCGAGCAAAATCTGATGAAGTGCACCCAGAGGAATCTACAGACTCAGACGATCAACCAGAGACGGACGATTTAGGCGAAAGATAGTTGAAAATTTTGCACCATATAGTGTTCAATCTTATATGTTCATTGGCAAATGCCATTGTCCATGTTTCTTACACATATTCCGGTCACATTCGTTATGAGTATTTTTACCTCACTTTTTCCCCGTTTTTCTTGTTATGGTAAGTTTATAGAAGTTGAAGGGATGCATGTTGTACTTTACTGCTACCATATGTCTATCGTTAAGGATTTGAGTGtctctgtgtgtgtgtttgtgtatcGTGTcctattttatatttctttgtCAAATGCATTAACTGGGGAGATAGTTCTTAGTGGTGACAAAAATCTGGACAAACTTGTTAGTGTTTTATTTTGTAGCATAAAATTCTAAAGAAATACTTTTCAGGTTCTTTACTGAGATGAGAACTGAGATAAACCATTATATATGCAATTCGAGTTTTGTACGGACTTTTCAAACAAGGAGAAAGTGAAACTGTTGCTTCGCATTCTTTATGCTCCCTGCCAAACATATTACATATCACATATGTGTCTGTCTTCTTTTGATGTTTCTTGCTTTAGGTGGTTGGCATTGTTATTGGTGTTGGTCTGCCAGAGCTATGGAAAACAAGTTTAATCAGTGTTGGGCGTAAACTCATACACAAGGTTCACTTTAACACAATTAAGAATCCATGACAAAGTAACAATAATTTCGACAATTCGATGTAGACCCTTTTATGCATCTGTAACACTGGCTGAGATGTTATGCAGAAAATGTACCCATCTTTGTTTTAAGATCCACGACCACAATGCTATTCCAATTATATAACCAAATAAAGTTTCACTAAAAAGCCCCATAACTAGTTGAATAATTCTTCAGACATATGCGTATAAAGGCAAAACAAACAGATTATTATGTTTAACAAACATTGTTGATATATAATTTCAATCTGTTACATTAGCCAAAAAGGAAGCACTAATCGTATCTCTGGTTACAACCTATGCCAAGGACAcccaaagttgaaaaaaagtttGGGCAGCCATTCTTCATGTAATATCAGGTTCTAGCTATAACCACATCTTGCAGCAGGTGCAACAGGCCTACAATAATATTAACCCATGGTCACACcaaccacaaccaccaccatgaaACCTGCATAGTAGTCTGCTATTTAAAAACAAACAGCTACCagcaaacaaaataataaaccCTTTTCTCTATGTGGTCAACATCTTCCAACGAACTAATATCCATCTACAGCTACCTTTGTAAAAAGCGTTTAACCTTGGAATACAAATAACTAACAAAAATATGAGCTCATGTATAATCTTGCCCCTATATCGATTGGGCCGTCATCCCCACCAATAGGATGAACTGCGACAGGAATCGTTGAAAGAATGTTTAACACAAGGGGAAAGACCGCTGGCTCAATGTCAGAATTTTTCGATAAACCCGGTTCTGATGCCATGTTGTACGGAAATTTAACCATTGCAACTTCTTCAATTGCCTTGAGCCTACTATTGTTTCCCTTTTTATGTGAGCGGTGGTTTGGAATGTAACTTAGAATCAATGTTGACGTCACATCAAGCCATTCGGCAGTAAGACCCTCAACTTCGTCATAGTATATTCGACGCTCAATCTAGAAGCATGAATTCACAATAGAGGAACAATTAGTGAATGATATACAAGTGAATTAATAGAGATAGCAACTTTGGatgtattaacaaaaaaaaaagtcatctAAGTTATGTATTATCTCTAATAGGTTAAATAAATTAGACCTATAAAAAAGTAAGAGGTCAAATATGTTGAAAATCACCCAAAATGTATTTTTACTGCACAAAACCTCataaactttatttaaaaatatcaaatcttAATAAAAAGTTGTAGCCTTTGCAACCAAATTTGACAAACTAAATATATGTCAAAAATGTCTCGGGTTAGCCTAACAGGCTAACACGACCCGGCATAATTTTATCCATACCAAAAAATAACCATTCTGACTCGTGATACGATCTGGATTATTATTAACTTATTTATAGATActattagttatattattattattattatattattaggaAAGTATTATTATTGCTATAGATATTCTATGAtatctttaataatattatttagttagctTGCTAATCAAGCTATAggtttagtatttatatagatcATTAGGGCTGTAATATTATTATGGATGAATCAAATTGAGGCCTTATGACTTTTAGGAGATCCTTGCTTCTCGAATTGCAAGAACCCTTTTAtcgttttctttgtttatcgATACGAATCTGATTTagttcgtatcaattggtatcagagcacttTTCTGGGCCTATTTatcaacccaaaaaaaaaaacactgttCATTGACACTGTTCACGGGGTACTGTTCATCGAAAAAAAGCAAGCTGAATAATGACAAAGAAGGAAGAAACAGGAACAGCAGCAGATCTGCGACTCACTGTGCTTTGGAGTCAGAAGTTAGAGCCTTGCGTTTGGAAGTGAATCAGAGACATGCGAAGATATTGAAACTTCTCAGTGCTATATCAGCTAATCCTATTGctttaacaacaaaattatCCTCGCCCGTTAACCTAAACACACTGGTACAACAGCCTAGAACTCGTTTTGATGATTTAGATTTTGAAATACCTCCTCAAACTGAATCAAGTGTCCAGCCTTTAGAAAAGGTTCTTAAACCAGTACAGGAAGAGATAGAAGCAAAACAAAATGTCGGACCAATGGACTGTGTGAATGAGAATGAATATAACGACATCGATGTTGGTGGTCCCGATCATAGAGTTGATCAGAGTACTTGCGGTGGAGATGGTGATGAGGCTACTTgcggtggaggtggtggtgaggCTGCTTTGATGGTTGGGCAGATGCAAAATCTGTTACCAGAGATTTAACATGAGTTGGGCAATAATAATTCAAATGGGCCTTTTGTTAATACAAGTAAGAAAATGACAGATGAGGCTTTCAGGAGGATTCAATTTGAGTATGATGTGGCTCTTGTTGGGTTCGTTTCACGTCAAAACAATGCAGCAATGTATGGGCTAAACTTTGACACAAGAGACGGTGCTATTTTTGAACAGTCATGGCAGCATATTCTGGGTTCTGTTTTGCTGCATTACTATCTTCCAGAAGAGGCATCGCCACATATCAAAACATGGGATCCTGGAATTACTTGAGGAAAGGGTTCTGTTTTGCTGCATTACTATGTTCCAGAAGAGGCATCGCCACATATCAAAACATGGGATCCTGGAATTACTTGAGGAAACTTTTTAAAGCAacaccttgaggacaaggtgttTTTGGGGGAGGGAGTAATGATACAATCTGGattattattaacttattaataGATActattagttatattattattattattattattattattattatattattattattattattattattattaggaaagTATTATTATTGCTATAGATATTCTATGAtatctttaataatattaattagttaGCTTGCTAATCAAGCTATAggtttagtatttatatagatcATTAGGGCCGTAATATTATTATGGATGAATCAAATTGAGGTCTTATGACTTTTAGGAGATCCTTGCTTCTCGAATTGCAAGAACCCTTTTAtcgttttctttgtttatcgATACGAATCTGATTTGGTTCGTATCAACTCGTTACCCAACATGCCTTATCTGCCCATTTTTCCCGCCTTTAAACAATAGTACTTACAGCTAGTTTGTTAACATATATGGACATGAATCTTGGTCCCAAGCCCAATACCCTGGCTTCCGAAAGAAAAACCTGCATATTATCACAAAAGGAAATCATTATATGTTACTAGACTCACCACAAATGATTTATAGCAAAACTTGTTTCAAGAATGCTTAAGTTGAAACATGTGTCTATGcttcttttaatttctttcttt includes these proteins:
- the LOC122578232 gene encoding protein GrpE-like, coding for MASLPLSNQYSLSIPKTPLNFAPKNLAFQQLHTFQKSYKPILRPLKSCYLGQNLASYKSFCTAKDATVETSEDVAQFNDLEESESDAEQETVLTVKSLLQLYREAILNKDDITSSEIEATLCHLESEKNKLSEQFASLSADTSSGKERYIRLQADFDNFRKRSEKERLNVRSNAQGEVIESLLPMVDNFERAKQQLKLETEQEKKIDASYQGIYKQFVEIMKNLQVAVVPTIGKPFDPMVHEAIAREESNEFNEGIVIEEFRRGFLLGERLLRPAMVKVSAGPGRAKSDEVHPEESTDSDDQPETDDLGER